TTACGATGATCACCGCCGCCGTGGAGCCGTAGGCGGTCGTTGTAGCATAGTCTGCAACACCACCATCTGGGCAACCGGGTCTGGATCACCATCACCACCATCCAAGGCTGATGCACCGACGTGGAGAGAAGCATGCCCCGCCATGGAGCCCCGCAACAACCGAATCGGGGAAGCTAGATCTGGCCGAGAACGACCCGACCCAGCCGTCCCACGCAACACCTCACAACCAGCCACGTGTGCACCCTCCACCAGCANNNNNNNNNNNNNNNNNNNNNNNNNNNNNNNNNNNNNNNNNNNNNNNNNNNNNNNNNNNNNNNNNNNNNNNNNNNNNNNNNNNNNNNNNNNNNNNNNNNNNNNNNNNNNNNNNNNNNNNNNNNNNNNNNNNNNNNNNNNNNNNNNNNNNNNNNNNNNNNNNNNNNNNNNNNNNNNNNNNNNNNNNNNNNNNNNNNNNNNNNNNNNNNNNNNNNNNNNNNNNNNNNNNNNNNNNNNNNNNNNNNNNNNNNNNNNNNNNNNNNNNNNNNNNNNNNNNNNNNNNNNNNNNNNNNNNNNNNNNNNNNNNNNNNNNNNNNNNNNNNNNNCTGCACGGGCTTTGCCTAGCAGTGGCCATCGGCGGCGGAGAGGAAGGAGGAGTAGGTGGGAGAGTGGTGGTTGACGGCGGAGATCTGATTGTCGCCTGTGTCGTCAAGGCTAGGCGACGTGGGGGCCGAAGTCGCTTTTTCTATCCGCTCTCGGCGGAGATCTGGTCCACACATATGCTTGTAAACTCTGCAATAAGTACTTAAGGATTAtgtgcatcgattgatgcagaagCCATGGATTTTCACTCTTTTTTGGGGGAAAAGAAAAAGCCCTAAGCGTAGCCCTCGACTTAAAAGTTGTCTAAAATTATTGCTCCAAACAAGGGCTTGTTGTGCATATCCTTTCAAACGGGAGCTATTGAGAAGAAATTTTGGAAAAGGGGATTTCTGAGAAGAATCTGCAACCAACAAAACTTGCAACAACCCTATAGTCTAATCAGTCCAGAGTTCAGACACAATCAGACAAAGCAAGGCGTTAAGAATGATAGCACGTTGTCCTTTCACGTGGAAAGAGTCAAGAATTCGATCCATTTTCTCCATGGAAACGAAGAGCGAATCTTTCACAGAAAGTCCTATAAATAGGCCAAGCCCACTCCAACATGCAAACCAAAACAACCTACAATAATAATCACCCCCTGTAGCAATTGGCCTTCTAGGGATTTGCATTTGCCTCCGTTCACACCTCCTGATCAGACGTCAAAACTCTAGACCAGACGATCCCAACCTGCCCAATCATGTAGGCTGACAGGTGTTACAGTCCCTGCGTCCAAAATCTTGTACTACCAGTACGTGTCAGTAGGGCACGAGGTCACCTCGGCATGGAGCAGGAGCTGCGGAGCGGCGGGGCGGTCAGGGCGCAGAGCACGCTGTGCTTCTCCGGCGCGCTGGTGGACGGGCCCCGGATCCAGCAGCTGCTCCTCCACTGCGCCGCCGCGCTCGAGTCCAACGACGTCACGCTGGCGCAGCAGGCCATGTGGGTGCTCAACAACATCGCCTCCGCGCAGGGGGACCCCAACCAGCGCCTCACCTCGTCGCTCCTCCGCGGCCTCGTCGCGCGCGCCTGCCGGACCTGCGGCTCCCCGCGCGCCGACAGCATGGGGCCGCCCCCGGCGCTGGGATCGCAGCGGGCCATGTCCGTCACGGAGCTCGCCGACTACGTCGACCTCACCCCGTGGCACCGGTTCGGCTTCACCGCCTCCAACGGCGCCATCCTCCGCGCCGTCGCCGGGAGGGACGCCGTGCACGTTGTGGACCTTGGAGTCACGCGCTGCATGCAGTGGCCCACGCTCATCGACGCGCTCTCTAAAAGGCCCGGGGGCCCGCCGGCGCTCCGCATCACCGTGCCGCCCGTCCGGCCCGCCGGCCCGCCGCTGCTCGGCGTGCCGGACGAGGAGATAGGTCTCAGGCTGGCCAACTTTGCCAAGTCCAAAGGCGTGCGCCTGGAGTTCAACGTCGTCAACAAGAGCACGGCCACGTCATCTCCATCTCCGACGAAGCTGCAGACGCTTTGCCAGGAGCTCGCCTGCGTCCTCTCCGACCCGCCGGCGCTGCGGCTAAGAGACGGCGAGGCGCTCGTGGTGAACTGCCAGAGCTGGCTCCGGCACGTGGCGCCGGGCTCGAGGGACGGCTTCGTGGACGCGGTCCGGGCGCTGGACCCGTGCCTGGTCACCGTGACCGACGAGGACGCCGACCTGGACTCGCCGAGCCTGGCCACGCGCATCGCGGGCTGCTTCAACTTCCACTGGATCCTCTTCGACGCGCTCGACACGTCGGCGCCCAGTGACAGCCCGCGGCGGCTGGAGCACGAGGCGGCCGTGGGCCAGAAGATCGAGAGCGTCGTCGGCGCCGACGGCACCGAGCGGTCCGAGTCCGGCGCGCGGCTCGCGGAGAGGATGCGGCGCAAAGGGTTCGCCGGCGTGGGGTTCGGCGAGGACGAGGTGGCCGAGGTGCGGCACCTGCTGAGCGAGCACGCGACGGGGTGGGGCGTGAAGCGGGAGGAGGACATGCTGGTGCTCACGTGGAAGGGGCATGCAGCCGTGTTCACCACTGCCTGGGCGCCCAACTAAAGCTGGTAGCTTAATCCGATACTACCATTAGCGACTGAAACTACTGATaggaatgcatgtggccatgagagAGTAGTTTTAGGTTGATAATGTAGCTCAGAAAGGATCAAAATGACATGACACATAAACCGTCTTCTTTATTGTTCATCAATGGAAAACGGTGGAAGAATGAATAATATTCAATAGAAGAAATGGAGCCTTCTTGCATCATGAATTTGTTCGAGTTTCTTGGAACACATGCTCATACATATGGCTGAAATTACTCCAAGTaccccctccgtttctaaatataagatgttttttcttTTCTCTATTTTCTTAGGTTCGTATTCATCTTGGACGCGTTTTACTgagttttttttacttattttaattcatatgtagtccatattgcaaTAAAGCAGTACAAACGCATGGATGTTTCTAGATCCATATCTTAAACAATATCTTTACTCCGaatcaacatgtggttggatggttagagagactgtggtatccccagcccaccagggttcaagttctgatgctcgcatttattcttggatttatttcaggattttctgtgatgcgcatttagtgggaggagacgatcataggggtagggtgtacgTGTTAGAGATGAGTTTATTCACGTGTatgtgagcgcttgtgtctgtactgtgttaaaaaaccaTATCTTTACTCAAAGTTGGAGTTAGATATAGATATACGGCAATGTAGACAATAGTGGTGATGAATATTAATTGAACGGCCCCACATGGATATTTAGCTAGATATAGTGTGTTAAATTAGAAAGCAAAAACAAATATTCATCATAAGAACAATCAATAATGCAATAATTCCAAATGCAATAAAACTGTAAGTATATGATTTCCATCTTATGTGCACTCACTTATCGAGTGACTATACCACATACAATTGTTTTTTTTTCCAGCCACTTTGCTCTCCACCATGTGATCTCCTTCCGCCTCCAGccactccttcctcctcctccaaaCCTTCTCTCTCCATCGCCTGTGACACTGCATCCTTCGAGGTCCTAGCGAGCTCTCATCAATGATGTCATGGGTAGTCGCAGTGTTCTCAGCTCGAGGTCGGGCGCCACCCGCCACCTAATCTTATCGNNNNNNNNNNNNNNNNNNNNNNNNNNNNNNNNNNNNNNNNNNNNNNNNNNNNNNNNNNNNNNNNNNNNNNNNNNNNNNNNNNNNNNNNNNNNNNNNNNNNNNNNNNNNNNNNNNNNNNNNNNNNNNNNNNNNNNNNNNNNNNNNNNNNNNNNNNNNNNNNNNNNNNNNNNNNNNNNNNNNNNNNNNNNNNNNNNNNNNNNNNNNNNNNNNNNNNNNNNNNNNNNNNNNNNNNNNNNNNNNNNNNNNNNNNNNNNNNNNNNNNNNNNNNNNNNNNNNNNNNNNNNNNNNNNNNNNNNNNNNNNNNNNNNNNNNNNNNNNNNNNNNNNNNNNNNNNNNNNNNNNNNNNNNNNNNNNNNNNNNNNNNNNNNNNNNNNNNNNNNNNNNNNNNNNNNNNNNNNNNNNNNNNNNNNNNNNNNNNNNNNNNGTCAACCCTCTAGCTCGCCTGCTTCAGCGACGCCGCAGCCAGCCGTGTCCTTCCTGCCTCCAACGCCTCAAGAAGATTGCTTGTCTAGGTTGTAATATATGAAATCGTAGGAATAGTCCCATTAAAagtttttatttgccaaaaagaaggatcaaCCTAGGCATCTGCGTCAGTCGATACACAGAATCATATATTATTGATTATTCGACAATGCGGCCACCTTGCACATTTGCCAGCCACATCCCCGGGGCGAATCCCCAAGGGTCGTCGCCCAGGCATACACCACCATGACATAGCCACCGCCACCCTAGTCAAACTCTTGGGCGGATGATGATGAGGGAGGTTGGAGAAGGAAGCATCACATAGGGCCATCCCCCACTGCAGTTTTGTATGTCGCGTTTTAACCGTTTTCCTTTTGGGTTTCAATTTTCTTGGCTCTCTTCTGTTTTTTgtcttcattttttaaaaaatttactttttatttttattttttagtaTGTGTCTACTTTTtccatacacattgtatattttttgtacACGTTAGGACATTTTATATTCATGTTTAACATTTCGCAAATACATggtaacatttttttttcaaatatatgttttgatgtatacTTTTTCCATAAACattgtacatttttcgtatacatttGAAACATTATTTTACACACggttaacattttttgaaacaaaCATTCTCGAACATTTTTTCGAATGTGTTAAACATTTCTTAAATACATGTtgataatttttttaaaatacatgCTGAAGTATTTCTTTAAGTGATATGAAGTTTTTAAACTATGTAAACATTTTTGTACATTctataacattttttaaatgtcacgAATATATATTAGAAAcacgtgaacatttttaaaatgtaaCACATTTTTTGAATAGTACTAACCATTTTCTTGAATTTCACAGACATTTTTTACATTGTACAAACATATTTTCATGTCATGAGTAGTACATGTTTTTTGAAACACATGAATTCTCTTTAAATGTCACAAACATGTTTTTTGCCAATGGTATCAAACATCTTTTGATCATTATGCTAACAATTTTCTTACGCTGCCCTACGTGGGGAATAGGACGCACGTTCCGTTTGTACTTCTTCAGACTGAGACAAGAAATTGACACAAGAAATTGAAATGATGATCTTAACAGCGCTGTGCTTGTGGTCCTTTTTTCAAGTGTACGGCAGGTATGTTCATTGTAAGGCCCATACAGAGTATGTGTCCATAGAATTGCCCGGCCGAGAGAATCCCAACAAACTCCGATCATCCTGTGACGCGCATGATCAAAACGCCAACAGATGGCCGATTCCACCGCGCACCCGCCGCCGGCGGTGGATCAGCGAGTCCAGCGGCTGGCTACCCGCGCCTCCATCGCAGTCGCCGCTGCGGCTACGCTCTTCCTCCTGTACCTCGTCCGGCACGCCTCCACCCCCTGCTTCCCCGCGTCCCACAccatccccctctctcccttcccccgcAACTCCTGCGACGCCGCCTCCCGCCGCGTCCTCCCCCCGGACCGCCGGCTCGCAAAGCTCCGCTCATCCTCTCGCTGGCGCCGCCGCTCCACTGCGCTAGCGTCCTCCGTATTCCCCCCGCTACACGGCCTCCGCCTCCTGGCCAACTCCTCCCGCGTCCTCTGCCTCACTGCCGGCGCCGGCAACGCCGTCGACGCGCTCCACGCAGCGGGGGTAAGCGAAGTGACCGGGATCGACCTCGTGGACTTCCCGCCGCTCGTCCGTCGCGCAGACCCCCACCGCCTCCCCTTCTCTGACGGCGCCTTCGATCTCATCTTCTCCGACGACCCGGCGGGGATCTCCGGCGCGCTCTTCCCGGCTCGCGTCGCCGCGGAGGCCGAGCGCGCTGTCCGCGACGGAGGCGCCATCGCCCTCGCCGTCGACTGGCAGCAggaccccgccgccgtcgccgcgctcTTCAAGAGGTCGCGCGTCGTGGATACCAGGGCTGTCACCTTGGATGGCTCCCAGGTCAGGTTGCTAATTTTTCAGAGTAATGGCACCACCCTGAACCCGCGATGATATTCTGAACCAGTGTTAAAGTAATTCTCCTGTTCATCATGTTGTTTCTGTTTAGATCAAACACTAGATTTTACTGAGCTATGGATTTCTGCATCAGAATACAACTGTAACTGTGTAGATCAATAGTTGAGAAAAATGGAAGATTGCTGCGGTGCCGGTTGCTCTAGCAATAATAAATTTCTAACATTCCCTGAAAGTTCGATCATTTTGCTGTGCTTGTTTTTCTAGCTACGACCATACGAATTAGGATCAACATATATCAATTCAATACAGATTTTGGGAATATATATATAGGCTCATATGCACCGCTTTGCAATTTTGCAAACTTGTGGGCTTTTAATAGTTCTTAAAAAGATCATGGTACTATAAATATTGATATAGATACATATATACAGAAATGTGTGAAGAAGATATGATCATTTATGTACTGTACAAAATAGAGTGCTTCTATGGTTTGATGGAGTTTTTTCGTCTGCTATTTAAAGCAAATTAATGGTTGTGATTAGAGGACTACTCGGCCGGTTTTCTTTTAAGAAAGGTTAGTTTGGTTAGTTACAAACATTGTTATCCAGGTCCAAAGAGGTGAAGACTAAAAACCCATGGACAACCCATGCACACACTTCATGTACAAGTACAACCCACAAGCACTTGTCTGAAAACTACCAGGTCTAGTGCCATAGTTGTGTACTCATCTCCTTCGCCCGACTGTCTGGACTCTGAAGAGAAGTTACCGGCTTGCCGTGCATCCTAACCCTCAGAAATCCCAAATTCCAAATTAAATTATTGTCCTTGACCTCCAATTTGATCATCATCCCCACCCGGACCTGGCCGGCGCCCAAATCCTAAACTTTGGTCATCTGCCCAACTGAGTCCTAATTATTATACCATCCCAATGTTCAATGTACTATCTCTACTCCTAAAGGCGGACTTGGTAGCTTCTCTTTCACGGATTTTTTTTCACCTCGCCTCCCACCATCATCtattttcgtctggtttttttgcCTCATATCCATCCAACGCTCCACGCTGGTTTTTTACTCTCCCACCAACGCCTAGAACACCTACGCACACATCTCTCTCACTCGCCTCTCCCCCATCTCGCCTCTCCTTGAGCCATCGTTGCTGTCGTCCAGTACGGATCACTTCCTCTACTGATTGACACCGCCACAGCACAACCGGATCCCATCTGGCTCTCCTTCTTTCCAACATCCACCGATGCATCGTTGCTCCGCCCCCGCGCGCGGCCGCCCGGCTAACCTAACCGCCTCTATCTTCGATGATGACCCCGACACCGGCGCCTCCGTGTTACTCTCCCTGTTTGGCTCCCCAAATCCCTCTGCCTCGCCGTCACGGACGTCGATGATGACGCCTCCCTGAACCTCGACAGGTAATGTCACATCATCTCAGTTTCTTCAGAATTGACATGGTCAGTCATGTACTGAAAGTGTGATGCTCTTTCTGTAGTTGGCCCTTTAAATAGCAAGTGGGGTGTGTGTGTTGCATCTGATGTGCACGAGCTCAACCTGGCGAGCTCCTGGGAGAAGAAAAACGGAGCCACAATAGCCCTGGCGAGCTTGAGATGACGAAGGTGCCACAGGTGGTGTGGGAGAGGAGATGGTCTCCATCCGAGGTCCGAGGACCAGCCATGACGTCGAGCTGCTGCAGCGTGGAGTCAGGAGTGTGTTCGCACCCCGGCGTGTCCCAGTATGTGCTTTGGAAGACACGCGTCAATCTCAACAGACCCTTATGCGTCCACATTATTTGCTTCAGAAACAGATAGCAGCTCTCTGATGTAGTAAGGAGAAACCAAGAACGATAGAGCATCCTCGTGTCAAACTCAACACACCCTGGCACTTCTCCATTGTTTGATTCAGAAACAGGCAGAAACAACTGCTATCTCTGAAtttattaccgaaaaaggctttcgccccgctttatagataaagcagacCGCCAAAGGACATACAACCACACcaagtccacacacacacacccaagtacCACAACAAAGTCataaggttctgctgagggcacagctcaacaagcccaaagaaagagaaaaaacaaagcGAGACCCTGAATTTATTTAAGGTTGTTTCTCTTATCTCTGTTCTGATGTACATGCATCTTCCCTTCCTATCTTCCATACATATATGTGCTACAACCATGAGAAGTGCATCCATGAACGCAGTGGCATCTGCACGCACCGCATCAACGGCGCGCGTGCCGTCGCGATTCGAATCAGCCGAGAGTGCTAGTTAGAGTATAGGCCAACGTTGGACAGCGATATGTAGCGTATATGTGTATTCCAAACTGCCTGACAGTACAACCTGACACGCCCAGTACGCTCGCAGGCGAAAGGACGAAAAACTTTTTCCACCACGACGAACGGCAGTAGTACTGATCGCTGGCAAGTGGCAACGTCCTTTTCCACCACGCAGAAGCATCCTGCTGTCCTCATCCATCGCCGCTGTGCCGAGATGTCCCGGAGCTCCTCGTCTGCTCGTCATGGCCGGGCAACTCCAACACCGCTGCCATTCATCTTGTGCCCAAGGTGCCCCGGGTCGGAAGGACTGAATCGCGCTGCATGAGTTGAAGGTGTGCGCCCCATCGCCGGCGCCTGCCGACGCCACACATCCGCCCCCAGAATTGAACGCACTAGAGAACTCGACATCAGACAAGGCCCCAACCTGGCCCAGAAGCGCCCGGCCCTGATCCAACGGCCGCATCTCTGGCGAGTCCACGCCTAGGACCGAATCGGCCACGGCCGGACCGGCGGCGCCCAAAACGTACGCCACTTCACGCACCACTGAATCGGTTGTCGCCCCCGTCGATCTGCAGTACCAGCGCGCGGAGCAAGCTCGTAAGCCCTAGAGTCAACGAAGAACAAGGATAGAAGCAGAATTTAACTCACCCAGAGGCCAATGCCGGCGTCGTCGCTCCGGGGATCGGCATGATTAGATCCAAACAGACCTCGAGCGCCCAATTTGTTGCCGGTTCTCTGTAGTCTTTGCCCTCAATCCAAAAAGGGAATTGATGTGAGACGCGGGACAGGGGTACAGCCGTCGTACAGGGCCCCCAGACTGCGTCGTCCAGACAACTTTAAAAAATCAGTACTGGGCCTGCGGAGTAAAGAAAATGCACGCTCTGCTCGACAGGTCTCCTCTGCGTCAGATGTGCACCCCACAAGGACAAGGGTATTCACATGTATCGACTGATGTATGTCCACTTTCCTGGTCTGAACGAACTTTAGCGCACTGATCACCTCGCCTGGACGACCGGTTGGATAGTTGCGATCATCTGCCGCTGCGTTCAGGACGGCCGCTCTCCTACAACCATGCCTTTTTTGTCCTGTAAATGTGCTACAGATATGTGCAGCAAAGTAGTCTTCATGTGCGAGGAAGCAAAGACGATATGATGCTATGCAATCATGCTCCTGTTAGTTGGAAGTCCAATCTCGGCTTGATTACCGCTCTTTAAGCAAAATTATTTCTAACAGATCTTATCCTAGACGATTCTTGCTTAAACGATTTTAGAAGCACAACTACCAGCATGTGCACTTAATGAAATGCAAGTCCGAATGCAGATGCTGAAAATAGTTTGGGAATTATACATATTCAATCTCCCAGTTTGTGATTTTCTTTGTGTTTATGTTGTACAAAAATGTACGAACGAGTGGCATGTGTCATCTATAGCATGTCCCCTTTGTCTGAATGTTCAACTAGAAGAGTTTCATCTCATTTGGCAATGAGCACTGCAATAATACATGCAACTCTTTACAGCTACTAACGTGAAGTTGCACTCAGGTTCTAGCATGGACTAAAGAGTTATTGTTGGTATGTATCACTTTAATTTTTACAGTCTATAGGTATTTTATATGGCCAGTATTGATCTCAAGGACAACATGCTGTGATTTCCTCTATTACTTCTGGTTAATATTGCTGTAACTACAGTCACtaccattcaaaattttctttagaGGAACTACAACAGGTATTTCTGCTGACCTGAACATTGAACTAAGCAATACAAAAGGTTCATGTTGTTCCCTTTCCAGATGCTTTAGAACAGACAAGTGATGATGTTGGAATAAGAGGTTGCTTGATTCCCTTTTATGCCATAGTTCA
The sequence above is a segment of the Triticum dicoccoides isolate Atlit2015 ecotype Zavitan chromosome 1A, WEW_v2.0, whole genome shotgun sequence genome. Coding sequences within it:
- the LOC119317197 gene encoding scarecrow-like protein 32 is translated as MEQELRSGGAVRAQSTLCFSGALVDGPRIQQLLLHCAAALESNDVTLAQQAMWVLNNIASAQGDPNQRLTSSLLRGLVARACRTCGSPRADSMGPPPALGSQRAMSVTELADYVDLTPWHRFGFTASNGAILRAVAGRDAVHVVDLGVTRCMQWPTLIDALSKRPGGPPALRITVPPVRPAGPPLLGVPDEEIGLRLANFAKSKGVRLEFNVVNKSTATSSPSPTKLQTLCQELACVLSDPPALRLRDGEALVVNCQSWLRHVAPGSRDGFVDAVRALDPCLVTVTDEDADLDSPSLATRIAGCFNFHWILFDALDTSAPSDSPRRLEHEAAVGQKIESVVGADGTERSESGARLAERMRRKGFAGVGFGEDEVAEVRHLLSEHATGWGVKREEDMLVLTWKGHAAVFTTAWAPN
- the LOC119354496 gene encoding uncharacterized protein LOC119354496 is translated as MADSTAHPPPAVDQRVQRLATRASIAVAAAATLFLLYLVRHASTPCFPASHTIPLSPFPRNSCDAASRRVLPPDRRLAKLRSSSRWRRRSTALASSVFPPLHGLRLLANSSRVLCLTAGAGNAVDALHAAGVSEVTGIDLVDFPPLVRRADPHRLPFSDGAFDLIFSDDPAGISGALFPARVAAEAERAVRDGGAIALAVDWQQDPAAVAALFKRSRVVDTRAVTLDGSQVRLLIFQSNGTTLNPR